In Mustela lutreola isolate mMusLut2 chromosome 1, mMusLut2.pri, whole genome shotgun sequence, one genomic interval encodes:
- the LOC131833212 gene encoding endogenous retrovirus group K member 25 Env polyprotein-like, with amino-acid sequence MRLLHFGCRNASPGWWPWNLWRMLVMMMIATTTVLQPVPMKAEPVQLWPRQETAQLQALLQMAQHRVHSSHPNSCLLLTLIFMQQVLAAQGSLYWAYVPDPPLLQPVGWNVGSIPVYVNDTVLLGPPSSVHLRPQQAAISYKGYSDVYPICFAMKRTIPRCLSVSPRSGYSDVSIAGLDTTYSTIVTSGIAPRDIPLCAANLSIAKGIGVPWRLCLGQKATKYSLEDRFELWDWGPIISSGCPECRPKIPPILTPQRGYPVQTEIWKLIAAFGGATLLVPQTSNAKTIFGYENIGLILRYPQACVPHSFMLVVGNLTVKKENATYHFSCYNCTLTNCIRGVLPGDGLLVVKQPPFIMIPVNISKPWYSNPGLELWERVQAALSRPRRELGLLLLGIVSLITLIATATTASVSLAQAVHTADTVDQLAHNTSAVLGIQEDIDKRVETRLNALYDTVRFLGEEIQSLKLHTRIRCHSDYHWICVTSKKYNASETSWDRVQRHLEGVWSNSNLSLDLLQLHQEILDIEEAPHAKLTVAQLAENFVSSLFSHFPSLTHAWYVVGSIIGVLMVIVLFMCLLPCAVKIILAEVYKLRAIIRNHQLINRGGLRMSP; translated from the coding sequence aTGCGCCTGCTCCACTTTGGGTGCCGGAACGCCTCACCAGGCTGGTGGCCGTGGAACCTGTGGAGgatgctggtgatgatgatgatagcgaCGACGACTGTCCTGCAGCCTGTTCCCATGAAGGCGGAGCCAGTTCAACTGTGGCCGAGACAAGAGACTGCCCAGCTTCAGGCCCTTCTTCAAATGGCTCAGCATAGAGTGCATTCTTCTCACCCGAACTCATGTTTGCTACTGACGCTTATTTTTATGCAACAGGTGTTGGCAGCCCAGGGCTCATTATATTGGGCATACGTCCCCGATCCACCCCTGTTACAGCCCGTGGGTTGGAATGTGGGTTCTATTCCTGTATATGTTAATGATACTGTCTTGCTAGGCCCTCCCTCTTCTGTTCACCTCCGGCCACAGCAGGCTGCCATATCTTACAAGGGCTATTCTGATGTATATCCCATATGCTTTGCGATGAAGCGCACAATACCACGCTGTTTGAGTGTTTCCCCGCGATCTGGTTATAGTGATGTGAGTATAGCTGGCCTTGACACTACCTATAGCACCATAGTGACTTCTGGTATAGCCCCACGGGATATTCCACTTTGTGCAGCTAACTTAAGTATAGCTAAGGGGATTGGAGTACCCTGGAGGCTCTGCCTAGGACAAAAAGCTACTAAGTACTCACTAGAGGATAGATTTGAGCTTTGGGATTGGGGGCCTATAATATCTTCCGGATGTCCTGAATGCCGTCCGAAAATACCCCCAATTCTCACTCCTCAACGTGGCTATCCGGTGCAAACTGAGATTTGGAAACTTATTGCTGCCTTTGGAGGCGCCACCCTCCTTGTTCCGCAAACCAGTAACGCTAAGACCATATTTGGATATGAGAATATTGGACTAATACTCAGATACCCCCAAGCCTGCGTGCCCCATTCATTTATGCTAGTTGTAGGAAACCTTacagtaaaaaaggaaaatgccacTTATCATTTCTCTTGTTATAACTGTACCCTAACCAATTGTATTCGAGGAGTGCTGCCAGGCGATGGATTATTAGTGGTAAAACAGCCCCCATTTATTATGATCCCAGTTAATATCTCCAAACCATGGTATTCTAACCCCGGCTTAGAGTTGTGGGAGCGTGTACAGGCTGCCCTAAGCCGACCCCGACGAGAGCTAGGATTATTGTTACTCGGGATAGTCTCCTTAATCACCCTAATTGCAACAGCTACCACAGCGTCTGTGTCCCTTGCTCAGGCTGTGCATACTGCTGATACTGTGGATCAGCTCGCACATAACACTTCTGCCGTGCTGGGAATTCAGGAAGATATAGATAAAAGGGTTGAAACCCGGTTAAATGCACTATATGATACTGTTAGATTTCTAGGGGAGGAAATTCAGAGCTTAAAATTGCACACCAGGATCCGGTGTCATAGCGATTATCACTGGATTTGCGTAACCTCTAAAAAATATAATGCCTCTGAGACTTCGTGGGACCGAGTACAACGCCATCTCGAGGGGGTATGGTCTAACTCTAATCTATCCCTTGATCTGTTGCAATTACATCAAGAAATATTAGATATTGAAGAAGCTCCTCATGCCAAGTTAACTGTTGCTCAGCTTGCTGAAAACTTTGTAAGCtccttgttttctcacttcccttccctgacgCACGCATGGTATGTTGTAGGATCAATTATAGGAGTGCTAATGgtaattgttcttttcatgtgcctcttgcCTTGTGCGGTTAAAATTATACTCGCAGAAGTTTATAAGTTAAGAGCCATCATACGTAACCATCAGCTAATCAACCGCGGTGGGCTCAGAATGTCACCTTGA